The Oncorhynchus keta strain PuntledgeMale-10-30-2019 unplaced genomic scaffold, Oket_V2 Un_contig_18211_pilon_pilon, whole genome shotgun sequence genome window below encodes:
- the LOC127920051 gene encoding ubiquitin carboxyl-terminal hydrolase 37-like: MYQSSLVIDMACFCWCKKKKRQKANSVDVEQKTRKKKERGTSSPSPIPSDRSERNGSATSDPSPSDQLSSLHPPPSPVKCSSQPCSPAKQPSVPQSPAKNPSPVKSSPVVSHPSSPSPTNPLDRHGDTSQEGTTVRPLSLQDHSSPRPQRPVSATRSMTLPRTSSATRSMTLPRTSSATRGSEETQGARGEWGELVNMELLGLPNIGNTCFLNATLQCLLVLPSFSKEILHQEQLWSSSPFSNLLRCLSDVHRSGLPDSVANQASKADLMWKVKYSLSGYDLKYLGDTQQDAHELLINMLCQLKEEGMILKTLGMNYTCPVSQLEFQLVSVRTCTSCGRESSTREDYNHLSLDFSPERTLLNSLALTFKSEQVEFTCEGCKGLHASKVEQFHTLPLVLVLHLKRFGGPGGLEKLEAPLLFPSELRLSTLCGDMVPHLHSASPQALTNQAPSIQGSIPQTLASQVSSPPGVAKDSALCCSEAEASTVSEWLLPADWRSLSFGRLRKLRALH; the protein is encoded by the exons ATGTATCAGTCTTCATTGGTTATCGACATGGCTTGTTTCTGCTGGTGCAAAAAG AAAAAACGTCAGAAAGCAAATTCAGTTGATGTGGAGCAGAAGACAAgaaagaagaaggagaggggcacttcatccccctctccaatTCCATCTGACCGTTCTGAACGGAATGGCTCTGCTACCTCTGACCCCTCACCCTCTGACcaactctcctccctccatccacctccctctcctgttaAATGTTCCTCTCAGCCTTGCTCTCCTGCTAAACAACCCTCTgtaccccagtcacctgccaaaAACCCTTCCCCAGTGAAATCCTCTCCAGTGGTGTCCCACCCTAGTTCTCCCTCTCCTACCAACCCTCTGGACCgtcatggagacaccagtcaggagGGCACAACAGTCAG acctctGTCTCTTCAGGACCACTCCAGTCCAAGGCCCCAGAGACCAGTCTCAGCCACCAGAAGCATGACTCTTCCCAGGACCAGCTCAGCCACCAGAAGCATGACTCTTCCCAGGACCAGCTCAGCCACCAGAGGGTCAGAAGAGACCCAGGGGGCCAGAGGAGAATGGGGGGAACTGGTCAACATGGAACTTCTTGG GTTGCCTAACATTGGCAACACTTGCTTCCTTAACGCCACCCTGCAGTGCCTCCTGGTCCTGCCTTCCTTCTCAAAGGAAATCCTGCACCAGGAACAACTCTGGagctcctcccccttctccaacCTGCTCAG gtgtctgtctgatgtgcaCCGTTCGGGTTTACCTGACAGTGTGGCAAACCAGGCCTCAAAAGCAGACCTCATGTGGAAGGTCAAGTACTCCTTGTCGGGATACGATTTGAAGTATCTGGGGGACACGCAACAG GACGCACACGAGTTACTCATCAATATGCTGTGCCAGCTGAAGGAGGAGGGCATGATTCTGAAGACACTCGGGATGAACTATACCTGCCCTGTTTCCCAGCTGGAGTTCCAGCTTGTGTCGGTGCGCACATGTACCAG CTGTGGGCGCGAGTCGTCTACCAGAGAGGACTACAACCACCTCTCATTGGACTTCAGCCCTGAGCGCACCTTGCTGAACAGCCTAGCACTCACTTTCAAA AGTGAACAGGTTGAATTCACATGTGAGGGCTGTAAAGGCCTCCACGCCTCAAAGGTGGAGCAGTTccacacactgcctct TGTGCTGGTTCTGCATCTGAAGAGGTTTGGAGGACCTGGGGGGTTGGAGAAGCTGGAGGCTCCTCTTTTGTTTCCTTCGGAGCTGAGGCTCTCCACCCTCTGTGGGGACATGGTGCCACACCTGCACAGTGCCAGCCCACAGGCCCTCACCAACCAGGCCCCCAGCATCCAGGGGTCCATCCCCCAGACCCTCGCCAGCCAAGTCTCCAGCCCACCTGGAGTGGCCAAAGACAGCGCCCTCTGCTGTTCAG AAGCAGAAGCCAGTACAGTCAGTGAATGGTTACTACCAGCTGACTGGCGTAGTCTCTCATTTGGGAGGCTCCGCAAACTCCG